ACTATTTAAAAGCCAATGGGATTGATATGTCTTGGGAAAAAGCAAAATACTCGGTTAACAAAGGACTTTGGGGTACCAGTGTTGGAGGCTCTGAAACCTTAACCTCAGATAAACCATTACCAGATAGCGCCTACCCTTCGCAATTAAAACATGCTGAAGATGAAAAAGTAAAATTAACTTTTGAAAGAGGCGAGTTGGTTGCTGTAAACGGTATTGAAAATGACCCTGAAATTAATATTGAAACCTTAAATAACTTGGCTAAAGCGTACGCTATTGGTAGAGATATTCACGTGGGCGATACGATTGTTGGTATTAAAGGACGTGTTGGTTTTGAAGCACCTGCGGCATTAATTACCATTAAAGCGCATCATTTGTTAGAAAAACACACGCTTACGAAATGGCAATTACAGCACAAAGAATATTTAGCGAGTTTCTATGGCATGCATTTACACGAAGGGCAATATTTAGATCCAGTGATGCGTAATATTGAAGCTTTTTTACAAAGCAGTCAAGACATGGTAACTGGTGATGTGTTTGTAACATTAAAACCATATCATTTTAATTTAGATGGCATTAGTTCTGAACACGATTTAATGAATGCAAAGTTTGGTAGCTATGGTGAAGAAAATAGAGGTTGGACAGCAGATGAAGCTAAAGGGTTTATAAAAATCTTTGGAAATCAAAATAAAATATATCATCAAGTAAATTCTTAAAAAATGATTCAAGTAGGTATTATTGGAGGTGCGGGTTATACAGCAGGTGAACTAATTAGATTGTTAATTAATCATCCTGAAGTTGCTATTGACTTTGTGTACAGTACATCCAATGCTGGAAATAACATTAGCAGTGTGCACCAAGATTTATTTGGTGACCTAGACTTAAAATTTACCGACACCATTAATCCACATGTAGACGTGTTATTTTTATGTTTGGGTCATGGAAACTCTGTGAAATTTTTATCAGCTAATGCGTTTTCTCAAAATACGAAGATTATTGATTTAGGAAATGATTTCCGTCTTGAAAAAGACAAAGTATTTCATGGCAAAACCTTTGTTTACGGCTTACCGGAATTACAAAGAGACGCCATTAAAAAAGCAAATTATATAGCAAATCCAGGATGTTTTGCAACAGCTATTCAGTTGGCATTATTGCCACTTGCTGAAAAAGGATTGCTAAATAGCGATGTGCATATCAATGCAGTAACAGGTGCTACTGGCGCGGGAACATCATTGTCTGAAACCTCACATTTTCCATGGAGAGATAATAATTTTTCATATTACAAACCGTTTACGCACCAGCATTTAGGCGAGATTAACCAGTCGGTTAACCAATTGCAAAATGGTTTTGATTCAGAAATTTTATTTATGCCAAATAGAGGAAATTTTTCAAGAGGTATTTTTGCAACAGTTTATACTAATTTTGAAGGTAGTTTAGAAGAAGCTAAAGATGTGTTTAAAACGTTTTATAAAGATGCTAAATTTACGTTTGTTTCAGATGAGGTATTGCATTTAAAACAAGTGGTTAACACGAATAAGTGTTTAATCCATTTGCATAAACACAACAATAAATTATTGGTAACAAGTATTATTGATAATTTATTGAAAGGAGCTTCGGGCCAAGCGATTCAGAATATGAATTTAATGTTTGGTTTGGAAGAAATCACAGGGTTGCAATTAAAAGCAACGTATT
This genomic window from Mariniflexile sp. TRM1-10 contains:
- the argC gene encoding N-acetyl-gamma-glutamyl-phosphate reductase, which codes for MIQVGIIGGAGYTAGELIRLLINHPEVAIDFVYSTSNAGNNISSVHQDLFGDLDLKFTDTINPHVDVLFLCLGHGNSVKFLSANAFSQNTKIIDLGNDFRLEKDKVFHGKTFVYGLPELQRDAIKKANYIANPGCFATAIQLALLPLAEKGLLNSDVHINAVTGATGAGTSLSETSHFPWRDNNFSYYKPFTHQHLGEINQSVNQLQNGFDSEILFMPNRGNFSRGIFATVYTNFEGSLEEAKDVFKTFYKDAKFTFVSDEVLHLKQVVNTNKCLIHLHKHNNKLLVTSIIDNLLKGASGQAIQNMNLMFGLEEITGLQLKATYF
- a CDS encoding argininosuccinate synthase; the protein is MKKLVIAYSGGLDTSYCAVSLSKKFDVHAVSVNTGGFTKAEIEHIESNAYKMGVSTYKNIDAVATFYQKVVKYLIFGNVLKNNTYPLSVSAERIIQAIEIVEYAKSIGAEYIAHGSTGAGNDQVRFDMIFQTLAPEIQIITPIRDEKLTRQEEIDYLKANGIDMSWEKAKYSVNKGLWGTSVGGSETLTSDKPLPDSAYPSQLKHAEDEKVKLTFERGELVAVNGIENDPEINIETLNNLAKAYAIGRDIHVGDTIVGIKGRVGFEAPAALITIKAHHLLEKHTLTKWQLQHKEYLASFYGMHLHEGQYLDPVMRNIEAFLQSSQDMVTGDVFVTLKPYHFNLDGISSEHDLMNAKFGSYGEENRGWTADEAKGFIKIFGNQNKIYHQVNS